The Athene noctua chromosome 8, bAthNoc1.hap1.1, whole genome shotgun sequence region GAGAGGCAGTGATAACATTCAGGTGTTGCAATGGGCCCAGTGAACAGTTTTGAGATAATATAGAGTCAATGCCTGGATAGATAAAGCAAGTATGAGCTGAAATAAAGGTTGCAGAGGGGAGCAGTCACAAAGTACCCTTCCTTTTCCTAGTTTGGGTAAGCCCCTGGAGATCTCCTAATACTCAAAGTGGAAGCCTGTTCTCTGCTCCTTGGTGAGGAAGCTTGGCCTTTGCAAGAGCTGTatccccaccatgtcccctccTTAGGTACTACTCAGCATTACCATGTGGTGTGGCAAGCCCCTTGGCCCAAGTCTTCAACCACCTTGCTGGAGACTGAGCAAGCGGCACGTGCTTGGAGAGAGATCCCCATccttcaaccactcctggctgtaGACATCTCCCAGGAGTGGCTGGAGATGAACATCAGGTGTGGTAAAGATGCTTAGACATGCTCAACAGCTATCCTATCACCCAACTACTTTTCAGGTTGTGCTCTGAGCTAAGAGTTCAGGTAAAACTCCCGGTGATCTGCTGTTATTGGACTGGGTGCTGGGAAAATGGGgtgatgaggttttttttcaaggAGAAATGTATTTTCCCCTATCATAAGTGGCTCAGAAACAGCCATTGAAAATAAGCTTAGAATAAGAACATttcagaaaggcagagaaaatgcGCTAGGGGAAAGGTTGGGATGGACACAAGTTTGAGTTTTTTCTCCAAGAACTTTGCTTCAACCGACCACTGAGGAAGATATTTGTGGAAGCTTTGAGTTCTCAGTGTTTACAAGTGTGATGCTAGTCAGGGCATGAGAAATAGCAAGCAGCTAATGCTAGAATAGCTGGATAGCACCTTAGGCAATATTTTTAGAGATGAGCAAACAGAAACCCCACAAAACACAATAATCCTTCAAAGATGACAACATCTGGAGTGCTGAGCATGGTTGGGTGTTTGCTTACCTCTTAGCTAAGGACTGCAGCATGACCCTTGCTGCTGAAGCTGCTCTCTCAGCTCCATTTTTTGGAGACCACACATGAGGTTTCAGGGGAGAATATGCAACCCTGTGCTGGTTTATCCTCTTCAGAGACATGACTTAATCTGGCCCTCAAAATCAAAGACAGACTGGTTCACTCGAACTTTCTTGCATATCTGGGGTCTGTTGATGGTTTTTTGATTCCTCCACCATTGCTCTGGGGTTATGATGCCTCTGAGTAAGAGGGATGATGAGAAGCAGGATCCCCCATTGGCAGGAGGAAACTGTATCCCCAAGGAAAGGTTGGTGAGGCAGCACTGCCTGGGTGCAGGCTCCAGCTCAGGGCACAATTAGAGGCAATCCAGAGGATGATCATTTTTCCAGTAGGTGTGTTGGGGGGAGCAATGGGGCTTGGGGGTGTGAAATggtggaggggagaggagaagagatcACTGTTGACTTgaagagctgctccagctgcacgcaaccaaaaccagaagaaagagTTAGAGGAAGGAGTGGTGGCTCCCCTCCCAGCAAAGCAAACACACGGGCATGGTGCCTGGGAGGTCCACCTCCACTGGTATTCATGCAACCACACAGATGTTcaatttatcagaaaaaaaaaaaaaacagtagctGAAAAAGTGGTAGagggttttggaaaaaaaaagtatggaaaaaaatgtttgccttttGTATTCTCCCccacttttgtttttcctcccagTGGGTATTTTTTCTGTGACTGATCCATGGGTCCATTTTTCTGTGCAGCCCTGCAAGCTGCTGCACACTAATGATACAGGGTGACACCACTCCTGGGAATAGGAGGAGTATGTGTCCCTGGGACATAGTTTGAAGTGGTCTAGGCTGGAAAAAGTGATGTGGTCTCCTACCATTAGATGGCAAGGAGACCAAGTCCTGGGGCATGAAGGAGAAGAGTCCTGGAAAGCTGATGAGGACCATAAGGACTTGCTTGGGTGGGGTGCAGCCAGATCTTTTGGACTGGGACACAATTCGCTGTGAGACAATGAAGGATGGGCTGGAGAGCTGGCCAAGTTACTTGTTTTAGCACTTAATtgtcctcccagcttcttgttcCTCCCCAACCCTTGTTGTCCTCCTAGATTCTAGGTCCTATCTAGCCCTGATTTATCACAAAGCATTATCCAAGATGAGGAATGTTAGTCAGCATGCTCTCTTCCTCACTGAGGATGAGCAGCTCTTACCACCTCTGGTTCTCGAGGGCTCATTTTCAATGTTTTTTGTTCATGCTATTATTTTTGCTGGCAACTTCTGACCTTTACACATGTTGGAGCTAGCCCTTCCTCTGATATAAACTTGCCAAAGTCAGTGAAAATGACTAAATTTTATTCAAATTGCTGGAAGCAAAGACATCTTGTGCCTGACCCAGAAGGTCTTTGGTGGCTGTGATTTGTCGCCCTTAGAGGTGTAAACTGTGCTCTGGCTGCTACAGCAGAGTCCAGTGCAAAAACAACTCTGTCTGCTGCCCACCAACTTGCTGCACAGCCACGGAAGCAAAAGGGGTGTCCTGGGTGGTCATTCTCCAGAAGGCAGAAGCAATAGGCAACATGTAATAACTCCATTGTAACTCATCCATCCACAGAAATCAGTCTCTCCACTCTTCCTGGTGCCTTTCACATGACTTCACAAACAGGCGATGGTAATGACGGTGCCTGTGGCACAGAGTGGTATCGGGACTGGTTAAAGCGGGAATTTGTTTCTAGGTCAGGGCTGAAGTAAATCAGTCGGAGCAGGGTATTAGATGAGAATGGATGAGCGTGAAGTCCGGAAGGTCCTTGTAACTCACTGCGCTCTGTCGGCAGAGTGGCATGGTGAATTTATATGGCTCCCCTGAGCCCAGCACTTCTCCACTGTGCAAAGAgataattaattttgaatttttatatcCTCCACCCCTTTTATCAGGACCATCcccccagccacaggcagatAAGCACTTGTAAAAAAGCACTTTCCAAACAGTCCCTGcactctccctctcctccccacacgGGTGTCAGTGGGACCAAGTGGTGGCCAATGGGGATGTGGGTGGGAGGAGAACAGGGTTGCAGGAGCTTTGATGGATCAGCTTGGGACTCTTGGCTTGGTGCCCTGGGTTGTGCCCTGGTCAGCATCCAAGGCAACCTCAGTGGCCACAAGGACCAGCCATATGCCTGTTTGTTCCCTGGATTGAGCTGGTGGCCCCGCATCCTCCTGGACTGCTCCCCGTTGGCATCCCTCTCTTGTGCAGAGGCCTGCATGGGTGGCCGGGTGTAGAGAAGTCCCTATCTTGGTCGGATGGCAGATCTCCTCCCACTCTGCATAAGCAGAGGGCCGGGGAGGCGGTAAGCTGGGCTAGGTGCTGAGTTCCCCTGGGAACTTTCCTCTGCCCTTCTGAGCACATGTGCACTGTGCCAAGCACACAGAAAAAGCCCAATGGAGAGCAAAGGGTTTCAGTGGGGGGACGACACATGTTCCAAGTGGGTTGCCTAACACTTGACGGAGCATGGCTGCTTAGCTGGGGAAGGACAAGCACTTCTAAAGGACAAAAGCTCATATCTCTGGCCCTGCCAGCACAAACCTACCCAGCGAGAGTGAAACTGGACTATCTTGCAAAAACACTTTGAGCAAACACACTGCTCAATGGAAAGCATCTGATAAGGGCTGCTGTATTTCTGGTGGCTCAGTCAAGAGGACTTCGGCGCTCCCATTAGGTCTGCGGCTCCATCAGGGCTGTCTCACATCCTCTCTCCGGGGGAGACAACATGTCCACAACCATCTGTCAGGTGATGGGGTTCATCGTTTCATCACTGGGTGTTGCGGGGTGCATTGTGTCCACTGCCATGGATATGTGGAGCACGCAGGACTTGTATGACAACCCGGTCACGGCCGTCTTCCAATATCAGGGACTGTGGAGGAGCTGCGTGCGGCAGAGCTCTGGCTTTACAGAATGTCGACCATATTTCACCATTCTTGGGCTGCCAGGTAGGGGCAAAAGATGTACCAGGTTTAACCCAGGAGCTCTCCTGTAGCTCTGCATCATTTTCATCCAAAAGCAGGAGCAGATATCTTAAAGCACTTTGCGAGGAATAAAATTTCAGGCTAGTCAGTGTATGAGCataaaaatatgtgcatattTATTACCAAAATAATACCTTTACTCAATGGAGGCTACAACTTGGAGCATGTGTAGGTGATCTCTGGATGAGCATCATGGGTTCAGCTCTGTTGCTGGCATAAATCAGCACAGCTCCACTGATGTGAGGAGGGTGACAATGTTTAAACCCACAGATATTATCTCCCTTTGAATCAAAATACAAGGAAAACAGTTGTGTGTAATTTTGCATTGTTATTAGAATAATGGTTTCTATGGAAAAccactgattttttattttttttttccaaagagaaaactGGAATTAAAGAAATCTGCCTGTGAGCAGCGTGTGTAGGAAGGGTGAGAAGGGGAAAGGTGTGCTCAGTTGCTTTACATTACCTGGGGAGTTTTAGCGGTTGCAGAAGTAGATTCCAGAGGGGTATTACTTTCTCATTTGCTTACTTACTTTACAAATAGAGCTGTTTTTCCCACCCCACTGCATGCAAGAGTATTCCAGTGGTCTCGAGCTAGCTGGACCCATGGGAGGGTAGCAGCCAGCCTGGCTTGCCATGCCTCCCTTTGACCTGTCGTGCCCATGCCTTGCCAGCTAACAATAAATATGACCCTGGGAGTGTTTTTCACTCTTGGCGCACAATTGCAAATAGGTACAAGCAGGCACTAATGTACATAGGCCTTTTGCCTCTGTTGATTGGTGTAGAAAAGAGTATGATGTAGGCTCTCAGCCCTGCATCCTCAGGGATGCCAACCTTACTTCCCTACTGTGAGGCAGGAGGGAGTGCTTTGCTGAAGACCGGTGCGTTGGCTGTGGTGTTTGCTTGAGAAAAACCTGTGACCGTTACGAGGGGTGTGATGGAATAAATGTGTTTCTGTGTACTTCAGGATTACTATGCGACTTCTTTTTCATTTGGAAGAGCAAAACTGATGTTTGAAGTCACTTCTTCTATGGGACCATttgttttaaagaataaaaagatgCATATATTAAACTACATATACAAATGTGGCTTAATAGCTATACATATCCTTATAATGCCATGAGTAGGtgattgtgtttttaaaagagcAATGAAGCAATGGCAACCATCATTTTGATGCAAATTTATCATAATGAAGATTTTACTTTTTATGTTATTTCTAGGTAATATAGCAATAAGGGAGCATGCAAAGCTATcacagacattttctgttgtgTCTTAGAGATATTCTATTAGTTTTGTTCTCTTTATGTGTCCGTTTAGTTGATGAGTACCTTAAAGCATGAAGAAGGAATGTCCCTACTTCAATTTGGTTAACTCAAACCCCAGATTTTTCCCCTAAACTTTCTATATTCCATTAATCTTAACTAGTCATAAAGTTAGATTTCCACCTTTGTATTTTGTATTAGTAACAGAAATGCAGGTGATGTTAGTTTAGATGACTTTAAGTTGTTTGACTTCACTCACCTCTCACTACTTATAGCAACGCTGCGGAAAGAACTCTCCAGTTTCACTTACATCTGAAAAACAGTGATGAAAACTGTGCTTTCAGATCACCGACATTTATTTTGGTGAATaagtttgcatttttattattttctgtgtgcACCATCCCTTTGTATGAAAATCAGATGTGCAAAATGAGCAACCGTATGTGTGCAGGTATGAAGCAGAGTTATCTGACCTCATGCAAAATGTCTATGTAAAACAGCAGATAGTTTCTGTGCTTTACTTTAACTATAGGGTTGTTTGCTACCTAGTGCTCctgatgcaatttttttccttagtctCCTTGTTTGTCTAAGCCCTTCCACTCCTTCTTTCTAGGTGAGGTCATTCACCTTTGGAAAGCAGCTTTATTGAGAGGACTTTTGATGGATGCCCAAATTCACTTGAAACTGCAGTGCTCTTGTTCCAATCAGCTCTCACTTTCAGTCCCATGAGCCAAGTGAAGAGGCTTTCATGCCACAGCAGACCTGGGAgcactttcttctcctttctgtcCCTTTGTGGAGATGGTGCATAAGTCAGCCTCATGGAGAGAGAAATTGCTGGTggctattttgtattttttctgttgtgccctgctgtgctcctctctctcctctttccaaCAGCTGCAGATTACTCCTTTTCAATGGAGATTCACcacactggcacacagtgctcCAGCAGAGGTGCAACATCCCAGGAGCTGTTTGGCTTGGCCTGCCTGTAGTGTCCTTCCATGGGCACCCAAGCCACTGTGAACATCTCTCCTGGGAACCCACAAAAACTCTGTGAGATCTTAGCTTAGGGTCTCTGCTTGAAGGGTTGAGACCACCGCAGTGATGGCATCTAGGAACCATAAGATTTGTAGGAAGCATCCCAGGGATGACTGTCTTGGGGACAAGGACCTTCTATCAAGATCTGTAGTGTCTTATGCTACCCTGGAGTAtcagcctctcctgcctgccatGAAACAAGAGCAGTTGCAAAGAAACTTAAGTGACTGTAAAGACAAATGAGTATTGTGATATTCTTCTCTTTGCAGCTTTCTGCTTTGCATCAGGTGCTGCACGAACAACCTTTGAGGGCTGATAAGGCGTATCCGCCAGCTTCTTGTTCTCTGATGAATAATAACTAATGAGCTTGCACCTGGGGTCTGATGAATGGGAGATTGAAAATCCCAGACTCGTTAGCACTTGTTATCAACTGATAAGGGCAAATTGAGTCATAAGAGTAGCAGCCCCAGTGGGATTGCCACATGGGAGAAGGTGATGTATTTCCAGCCTCTAGGATGGCAGATCGCTGGCTTCCTTGTGTGTGGTGGTGCCAGGCAGTTCTGCTTGGGGTTGTGATACTCCACAAACAAGGAGACCCACATGGGCACCCCAACATTCATCCTTGTCCTCCTGTAGAGGGTTTATAAACCCTTCTCCCAACCTGTGCAAGGCCAGCAAGGTCTGGTCTCTGCTCTCTTGCTCCAGTCAGGCCCTATGGGATCCTTGGGCACTATGGTCATCCTGGCCAGCCCAGGAAAAGGGGTGACAGGCAGGCTGAGTGAAGTCCCTGGGGCTGTAGGATATGTTGCCTGCCCTTCTCAGTTGGTCATGAGCCCACATCATTTTCCCTGAAGCATCAAAGCCAAACCCAGGGCTGCAAGAGCTCATGGCAGGCCAAGAAGACCAGCCCTTGAAATACTTTTGACCACCCCCTCCCAGTGTTCTGCCAGCGCTGCCACCTTCCTGTCTCTGCCAGGGACATGTGCAAGAAGGGATATGTGCTACCTTATTGGAAAATCACCCTGATATTCAAATGCATGGCCTTTTCCATTTACTTCTCCATTTTAAATGGTGCaagtttccctttgcttttctatCTCCCTTTCTACTCCAGGCAAAAGGAGTCTGGAGGGCTTTTTGTTGCCTTCAGCTGATTGAGAGCAGTGCTCAGCTTCCACAGGCATGTCCCACCAGCATCACAGCCTGCCTCGAGCCAAGCATTCCCACCTTGAAAGCAGTCTGCTAAACAAATTCAGTGCTAGGGTATTTGTGTGTTGTATTAATGAATGTGGACAGATTTATACAGGACTGATATCACAATTAACCATGGAAAGGATATGCTGGGGGAGGTCATTGCCAAAGCTTTGTTGCTCTCAGTGTATGCATAATATTTGTCAAGGTGCTTTTAGTCTTCTCCTGTGATATGAGTCTTAGTGTAGAGCAGGAACATACAGAACTCCATTTTTGAGTCACACAGTAGTTGGAAATACCACGAATAATTGGGTGGAGCTGTCTGCTTTCATTGCCtcttggggaggaaaaaaaaaactttctcaATCAATTAAGTTATGAAACATTTCATGCTTATCCAAGCTGTACACCAACTCCTCTCCATGAATTCCAGCTGAATAAATTGTGACTAGTGCAAATTTACAAAAAATTATGTCTAAGCCATCAAACTCTGTGGGAAGATGAGGCAACGAGCCACATTTCCAGAAGTGTCCCAGGTAATGTTGAGAGTAGATCAGGTGCCCATTTTCcaaagttttcttctttaatagttttatttttaggcaGAAACAATCTTTAAAAACCTCCCATGCTCTGATGAATCTCATTTCGGTCACTCATCATGCCTCTTGTCAATTTGTTTTGCAGCAATGTTCCAGGCTGTGAGGGCCCTCATGATTGTGGGTATTGTCCTGGGCATCCTTGGCCTCCTTGTGTGCATTTTCGCTCTGAAATGCATCCGTATTGGCAGCATGGAGGATTCTGCAAAAGCCAACATGACCCTGACCTCTGGCATCATGTTTATTGTTGCTGGTAAGTGGGTGGTATCGTGTCTTTCATGTGTGAAGCACTGCAATTGCCTGGAATTGAGGACTGGGCATGTCTTCGTGCAGTTCTGGTCATAGGTAGCAGATACTCTGGAGCAATCCAAAATGTTGATGCTTCCATGAAGTTACCGGCATTTGACTTCCAGTCTGGTCTCCTGGGGTCAAGTGGTTTCTAACTGCTTggtaaaagaaaactaaaagttTGTATGGGATACAACATTGAAGGCTGAAAAAACAGCCCAGATATAAAAAAGAAAGCGTATGTTTTAATGTTATATGTATACTGTTGTTATGTATTATTATATCCTTTATTTATACATAATAGGTTTTTTGAAGAGTCTCAGGCTTTATACATAATTATTTTATGAAGACTCTCAGGACTGCGATAGCCTAGCTTGTGGGTTATCAGGAAGGCTGTAGGAATGCCTAGTGTTGCCCATCTACCTCAAAACTGCAAATGCTTAATACATCACTCAAAggtttttccacatttttttgcAGATGACTAATCAAATCCATGTCCTAATGAAGGGAAGGAGAATGCCCCTATTTAAAATCCTTATAGTCGAACAGCATTTCACTTTTGTTGGGATATGAGACATATGACACAACTTAAAGATGTACAATAGTTGTGTCGTATGTCTCATATCACAACTTTCCTCTCTCCAACTTAGATGTACAAATACATCTAAGTTGGAAAGGGGAAATCACCTTCTGCAACACAGCTTTAATTTTGCACTTAAAATCTAACGCTTGACCCATTTGAGTCAGTGGTTTGAGAATTTGGCCAATGAGGATATTCTAAAAGACCACTCATGCATTGTCTAAGACAACGATGTGACTGACTCTTGGGATGGGTCATCCCTTGGTTGTGTTCACCCATTTCAAAATAAGGTCCCTAGTCTGAGCTAGCTGAAGAGTTGGGTACCCATGTGCCATGGTGGACCTGGCCCTTGGTCACACCTCTGTGATACGGAGGTAGTGTTTCTTCCTAAAATAAGGGCTGCTCTCAGGACAGAAGTGCTAAAGACTGACACGAGTACCATGCTAGTGAAGCAGCCTGATGGGGACCTGAAGCAGAAGCACCACTGATTGCTCAGACCCTCCCCAGTGTTGTGAGTATTTGGGTTTCAGGAAAAATACAGAGGTCTTGGTGGGTGTAGCAAGAACCAATAGGACTTGGGATGCCCAGAAAAGCTGGAGTCCATATCTTTTGGCAACAAACACTGATATGACCTTAATCCGTGTTTTTTACCCCTTCCACAGTGGTGTACGGTACAATAATGACCTTCGTTATCATGAATCACTCTGCTAAGGAGAGCACTGgttgatcttcaagatcttttccaacctagacaattctgtgattctgtgataatgcCATTGCTGTCAGGCTCGTCACAGACAGGCATCACAGTGATAGCCTGTGCAGATGAATGGAAGCTCCTACCTCTTGAGTCTGGTCTTCCAGGCTACCTGCAGAGTCAGGCAGGCATCACTACCTGGTGATGAACAGGTTGTGAACCAAATGTATTTCCTCTTTCACATGGCAGAGAGTGTTTTCccactaaaacaaacaaacaaacaaacaagaaaacccccACAAATTTCTGATAGGGAATCTTTTGTCCATgtttctcactgtaaaaaaaaatctttaaaactgaACTACTGGATATTTTCAGCATCTAAAATGATCTGTTTCTTAAACTcattttctgtgagaaaacacATCAGTAGAAAGATGGTATGACTTGGGATTTTGTAGTGTGACATTGTGTTCTTGCTGCTGGATTGTAAATATGTAGAAAACCTGGCAAAAATGTGTAACCCATTTGAGGTCCCCACTTCTGCTGAAGGTACATGCCAGGACACAAAACAGTGTCTCACCCACCTTTCCAGAGCTGTAAGGTGCTTTCCCAAGGCCAAAGGTGACTGCTTGTACTCTTGTGGGTCTCAGTCTGTCCTTCTGTCTCATCTCAGGCCTGTGTGCCATCACTGGAGTGTCTGTGTTTGCCAACATGCTGGTCACAAACTTCTGGATGTCCACAGCCAACATGTACCAGGGAATACAGAATGTCCAGAACAGGTAGGTGGTCAAGGGCCAGGGTGTGCTGTGGCTGATGGAAAGGCAAACTCTGGGTGCATATTAGTCTGGTTCCAGGACTTGGAAAATTtattgtctttttcttatctgcGCTGGAGATAATTTGTCCAAGCAAATCATCTGGGATGTCTGTGTTCACGTGGCTCAGGAATGATATTGAGAGGATAAGCTTGTATGTGGGATGGCGTTCATGGGAACTTCTGCAGGGCCAGAGGGAGAATGACAATGTTCAGTGTGTTTCAGAAGAAGCAGACCAGACCACTGTCACAGTACTAACCAGCCACTTCTCTGTGTTTTGTAGGTACACCTTTGGCTCAGCCCTCTTTGTTGGTTGGGTGGCAGGTGGCCTGGCCCTCGTAGGAGGCATCATGATGTGCCTTGCTTGCAGAGGGCTGATTCCAGAAGAATCCCGGTAAGCCTATACATGTCAGAAATGGGAAGGTATTGCATGAAACCTTGGGTGTTGGGTTAGCATAGAGCCACCGCACCACAAGGTATGTCTAGTTTAATACCCCTCTTGCAAGAGTTATCATGATGATACACCTGTTTTGACCTGTATCATGGGCCAACAGTGACCATTTACCTTCCCTGTCTACATGACTTGCAAACAGAGGGCAGGAGAGATCAACCTTAAAATCTAAAATTTGCAGTGTGCTGGCTAAGTCAGGCCCATTAATTGCAACTTTGATTTCAAATTGCAGAGCAGATCATCAGCAGGTGTAGATTGCATCAGCTGAGCTATGATTTATACCAGGTAGGGCTTTGTATGCCTATGCAGCTGGTTATTGTAGGTGGGTCCTTCACTCAGCCAAGGATTTACTCTGGGGAAAGAAAGTACAAGTTTATGAAAAAACATAAAAGAGACTTGCAGCCTTTCCATGGACAGTTGGCTCTGAGCTCATATTGTGTCTCCAAGTGATAAAACAGTAAGAAGCTGCCTAAAATCCAACAGCAAACAGGAACACAGTGTGCAACATTGGGTAGTCACAGACCCTCCACAGGCTGATGCCATCTTTCATGTCTCTTTCAGTTACAAAGCGGTGTCCTACAATGCATCAGGACGGAATATCTCCTACAGAACGGGGCCGTATAAGGTTGGTTCAGGCTATGAACCTGAAACGAAGACTAGGAAGGGTGCGGGATATGAAGAAGCTCCTCGAAGTGAGGATGGAAGACGCTCATACCCTTCGAAATACGATTATGTCTAGTAGACTTTCTGGGCTTGAGTTGTGctatcttttataaaatattcttaaCTTCAGAAGCAAAAAGTATATGCAAACAAAGCAGTCTATAAATAGGGCTGTGTTTTCTATCATGTTTCCCCTACTCTGAAGTTGTATCCTAGTTTGTTATGAACATCAGTTTTATTGGACTGCCTGTTAGTATGCCTACCATAAGGAGGTCTATAACAAAAGTGATGCCTTTTTATGCTCTCAGAGTAGAACAGTTTGctcatattttatatataaactcTGATATCCAGGACCAGGATTGTGCCTTGTGCCCTTTTCTAATTCTTCTAATAGGTTGAAATTCCTGTTTAATAATGGTCCATTTGTAAAAGAGATGCTACCCCATTGCCTTCTTCCCTTTGAACAGGCTTTCATGAAATTAGCCAATGTCATCCCCTTCTTTCTCAGAGTCTGGAGAGAACAGTATCCTGTGACCTTGACATCCTCTGTTCATcagaaaaagtgttttgctgaaatgaTATTTTATCTTTGCTCTGGTTTTGCCACCCAATATTGTTTTGGAGCAGGATGAAAAGCAAAAACTGTAATCTAGTAGTCTCCTGTAttattttactgtgtattttaaGTAAATTCAGTTGTGTCCCGTTGGCTGTGGCCAATGCATACAGACCCCATAGTCATGGCATTTCCCTCTCTGGTGACTGTTTCTACTCAGATATACCTCTGCTTTGCTGGTGGTACTACAATGTTGATCTGCTGTGACATTTAATCTGATTTATGTTACTTAGGCATTTGCTATAACCCATGATACCaaagtgtatt contains the following coding sequences:
- the CLDN18 gene encoding claudin-18 isoform X1 — protein: MSTTICQVMGFIVSSLGVAGCIVSTAMDMWSTQDLYDNPVTAVFQYQGLWRSCVRQSSGFTECRPYFTILGLPAMFQAVRALMIVGIVLGILGLLVCIFALKCIRIGSMEDSAKANMTLTSGIMFIVAGLCAITGVSVFANMLVTNFWMSTANMYQGIQNVQNRYTFGSALFVGWVAGGLALVGGIMMCLACRGLIPEESRYKAVSYNASGRNISYRTGPYKVGSGYEPETKTRKGAGYEEAPRSEDGRRSYPSKYDYV
- the CLDN18 gene encoding claudin-18 isoform X2; amino-acid sequence: MSVTICQSMGFVVSALGIGGIIASTCMDQWSTQDLYNNPVTAVFNYQGLWRTCVRESSGFTECRSYFTILGLPAMFQAVRALMIVGIVLGILGLLVCIFALKCIRIGSMEDSAKANMTLTSGIMFIVAGLCAITGVSVFANMLVTNFWMSTANMYQGIQNVQNRYTFGSALFVGWVAGGLALVGGIMMCLACRGLIPEESRYKAVSYNASGRNISYRTGPYKVGSGYEPETKTRKGAGYEEAPRSEDGRRSYPSKYDYV